The genome window CTCAAGCTAATACAATTCAGAACTTATAACCGTAGGCTACTCAGGTAAGTTCAACTTTGTATATTTGCAGCTCGGACAAAATTTTGTCaggggattttttatttatttcaaacaaatgttACCTGATTGTTTTCTTCCAGTGTTAATGTTTGTAACCATTTGGTATATTTATGGTTGAAAACTTGACGTATGTATaattatgttgtttgtttttgccaAGTAGTTGATGTGGTAATTAATTTAATGTATGAGGCCATACAATGTGAATTAAACAATCTTTTTCCTTTGTGTcaataaaataactgaaaatcAGTAGTTAGAATcttagttgttttgttttataattaattttgattaaataagAGCTAAATTACAATGTCTGTTTTATCAGCTTTATTATTACTGTCGTTATATTAACACCGAGTGCACAACTACACACACAGTAACACTAGTCCTTTGTCttgtgcaatatttttttaagagtttatcttcatcatttttaaatttatgGAATCGTGACCTCCCGGAACTAAAGTTTTGAGCGTAATTGACGTCGGACGTTTTACAATGAAACAAGCTGAAGGCGATTTTCCTGCTTTCTTGCGATTCTTGGCTGTGGCGTCCTTATCAACGCATTACTTTATGACAATAACTTTTAATTTAAGAAGATGGTaagaatttaatattttattctgaACCGTTTCTGATTTGGCTTCCTGTTTTATCTTTGCAAGTGTGAGCATGTGTGTAAACGGTGTAGCCACATTAAGTTTCCTGTCTGGCACGAGTGCAGTAACACTATTGTTTTTCAGAGAGaagttaaattattttaaagaatttctgCGATGTTGTGaagtatatttgttttatatgtatagtatatatgtgtatttgaTACGGAGCTGATCTTTTTCATCACAGGCTGTTACTCTGCATACAGACCTTGGTGAATTAAAAATAGAGTTGTTCTGCGAGAAGGCGCCGAAAAGCAGTGAAGTACGACACGTTTTCTGAAGAGTTTGTTTATATCCCAAAAATAATAGTTTGCCTACCTATCCTTTTAGTATTTGTAAAGATTTGCACACTAAAAGTGATGTCAATTTCCCCAGAACTTTCTTGCATTGTGCGCTGGTGGGTTTTACACTGGATGTATTTTCCATCGAAACATCAAGGGCTTCATGGTTCAGACTGGAGACCCGACAGGTAACCAATCttatatttctttacatttttttgaaaatgtagatttataataaagaaaacatctaTTGTCCAGATTTATTTAAGGATTTGTTTTGCTCCAGGTACAGGGAAAGGGGGAACCAGTATTTGGGGACGGAAGTTTGAAGATGAATTCAGTGAACACCTGAAAGTATGTATTGTTGGTTTAGGTGACATTATCTTTGTGTAGCATTATATTGTTGTATTGCATGGATATCGTGTAATGCTTTTATTCTGTAGCACAATGTCCGGGGTGTGGTCTCCATGGCAAATAATGGACCAAACACAAATGCATCACAATTCTTCGTCACTTATGCAAAACAGCCTCACCTGGACATGAAGTACACTGTTTTTGGAAAGTAAGTCATCTGTTAATGTAGTAAAAAGATCAAGTTTTAAAtaacttacatttttgtttatttatttgtaaatgtgttcctTTAACAGATACGGGAAtaaatgagttgttaaaatgtattttaatgctgttatttttgtttgctgTTAACTGCATCAATAATGTAACtaatttcaaaataagagtAACTCGTTCTCTTCTACAGAATCATAGATGGGCTAGAAACTCTGGATGAAATAGAGAAACTCGCCGTCAACGAAAAGACGTTCCGGCCAATTGACGATATCCGAATTAAGGATATTACTATTCATGCCAACCCATTTGCCGGTTGATTGATTTTACTGTGACGCATTAATGTTGATTAATGTCTgttctgtaaatatatattttgtgtaatgtaaTTTTGCCAATTACATGCTATTTCATACATTTGTACACACTGCCtcattgttttttcttgtattacaaaaatatttaatattactacTTAACTACCTTTAATTACAGTTTTCTGCTGTCTGCGATTTACAATTTAGAAAGATAAAAATACGGGCTACTATTTTGAAATTATGACGCTATTGACCCGGAAATAAAGGTAAAAATGCTAGTATAATCAATAATATATAACCATgcaatttgtaaaaaataaaaatattaaatcttcttccaaaaaggaaagaaaaaataacaattcgAGCTACATTTGCCACCCTTTATCAGTACAGTCAACGTGACGTCACTTGCTTATGGTAGCACGTGAAAGGAGGATAAAAGTTAAACAACTGTGAACTTTAGACGTCATCAGAATCGACATGGCAGCTCCAGATGCATTCAAAGTAGGTTGTGGCTTATCTAAAAGtatgtatacaaatataaaattctCATGTTACTTTCTGGAATGATCACCGTTAACGCTTATGAATGGCAAAGCACACGTTAAGGTAAATGTGATGCGTTCGTGTTTTAGGTTTCCTCCCTAAAGGATAAAGTCGCACTGATCACAGGTGCAAGTTCAGGGATAGGAGCTGGAACGGCGTTGCTGTTCGCTAAACTCGGTGCCCGGCTGGCACTGAATGGACGGGACGTCGAGAATCTCACCAAAATCGCACGAGAATGCGAAGAGTGTGGCGCAGTGAAAGTAAAGCAAACATTACAGTGTGTCAGTAGATATTAGCAGAATGTTTCCATACAGATTCACAAGTGTCAATTTCTTTAGCCTTTACTAGTGCCAGGAGATTTAACTGATGAGGATACTGTAAAGAAGACAGTTGAAGAGACCATTGCACACTTTGGAAAGCTGGATGTCCTTATCAACAGTGCAGGGATCTTGTCTATGGGCAGCATAGAGACTACTGATATGGCCCAGTATGATAAGGTCATGGCTGTGAATGTTCggtaaaaatgaacacaatgaGACACTTAAAGTGTATATAGTATATTTTTAAGGCATAGTCCACCCACAAATCATGTCATCAAAACCTTTcttctctggaacacaaaagatattttgagaaatgattcAGTGgtttgtccatacaatgcaagtcaataggggccaatgttgtttggttacaaacattcttcaaaatgtgttgttttgtgttctacagaagagagcaaatcattcaggtttggaatgatgaactttttatttttgcatgaactgtccctttaagttaaGGATTGTGTATAATTTATCCTTTCAGATCTGTCTATCATTTGacctgtctgtgtgtgccacATCTCATCAAAACTAAAGGCTCCATTGTAAATGTGTCCAGTGTCAATGGACAGCGATCAGTGAGTATAAATTCAACATTCATGCAACAAACCGTATAAACGCAGCATAAAAACTTTGACAAAAATGACCTTGGGTGATACAcagcaaacatgtttttttcctcttctGTAGTTTCCTGGTGTACTTGCCTATTGTATGTCGAAATCAGCCATTGACCAGTTTACATGCTGCGTTGCTCTCGGTGAGATGATATCTCTTGAATACAGTGGTGATTCTTAACCTCCAGTTTTCTTGACcagattattttcattttagagCTGGCACCAAAGCAAGTACGCGTCAACTCAGTATGGTAAGTTTCTGTTATTATTGGTTTTAcacaatgtacagtattttaatgtGACAtgaaattattacatttaaatggttTACAGTCCGGGGGTTATTGTAACAGAGGTTCACAAGCGTGCAGGACTGGATGAAGATCAATATACTCAGGTACATATTTTCACTTTGATGCGTGTTTATAATACTAAAAAGGGCCTTTAGTAACATGCCATGTGTCCT of Triplophysa dalaica isolate WHDGS20190420 chromosome 4, ASM1584641v1, whole genome shotgun sequence contains these proteins:
- the ppil3 gene encoding peptidyl-prolyl cis-trans isomerase-like 3, translating into MAVTLHTDLGELKIELFCEKAPKSSENFLALCAGGFYTGCIFHRNIKGFMVQTGDPTGTGKGGTSIWGRKFEDEFSEHLKHNVRGVVSMANNGPNTNASQFFVTYAKQPHLDMKYTVFGKIIDGLETLDEIEKLAVNEKTFRPIDDIRIKDITIHANPFAG
- the zgc:101858 gene encoding 3-oxoacyl-[acyl-carrier-protein] reductase FabG; protein product: MAAPDAFKVSSLKDKVALITGASSGIGAGTALLFAKLGARLALNGRDVENLTKIARECEECGAVKPLLVPGDLTDEDTVKKTVEETIAHFGKLDVLINSAGILSMGSIETTDMAQYDKVMAVNVRSVYHLTCLCVPHLIKTKGSIVNVSSVNGQRSFPGVLAYCMSKSAIDQFTCCVALELAPKQVRVNSVCPGVIVTEVHKRAGLDEDQYTQFLEKCKLTHALGRPGEVEEVAHAIAFLASDAATFITGVNLPVDGGRHAMCPR